One Pseudomonas sp. HOU2 genomic window carries:
- a CDS encoding acetolactate synthase 3 large subunit, with amino-acid sequence MELLSGGEMLVRFLRDEGVKYIYGYPGGALLHVYDALFKEPEVTHILVRHEQAATHMADGYARATGKAGVVLVTSGPGATNAITGIATAYMDSIPMVIISGQVPSTMVGTDAFQETDMIGISRPIVKHSFMIKHASEIPEVMKKAFYLAQSGRPGPVVVDIPKDMTNPAEKFEYVFPKKAKLRSYSPAVRGHSGQIRKAAEMLLAAKRPVLYSGGGVILGNGSAPLTELAKMLNLPVTNTLMGLGGFPGTDRQFIGMLGMHGSYTANLAMHHADVILAVGARFDDRVINGAAKFCPNAKIIHIDIDPASISKTIKADVPIVGPVESVLTEMVAILKEIGETPNKESVASWWKQVDEWRGDRGLFPYEKGDGSLIKPQTVIETLCEVTKGDAFITSDVGQHQMFAAQYYTFNKPNRWINSGGLGTMGFGFPAAMGIKLSFPDDDVACVTGEGSIQMNIQELSTCLQYGLPVKIVILNNGVLGMVRQWQDMSYGSRHSHSYMESLPDFVKLAEAYGHVGVRITDSKDLKSKMEEAFAMKDRLVVIDISVDTSEHVYPMQIKDGSMRDMWLSKTERT; translated from the coding sequence GTGGAGCTTTTATCTGGCGGTGAGATGCTCGTCCGCTTCTTGCGTGACGAAGGCGTCAAATATATCTACGGGTACCCGGGCGGTGCTCTCCTTCATGTTTACGATGCCCTGTTCAAAGAACCGGAAGTGACCCACATCCTGGTTCGTCATGAGCAAGCGGCTACTCATATGGCTGACGGCTACGCCCGTGCCACCGGTAAAGCCGGCGTGGTATTGGTGACTTCCGGTCCTGGCGCCACAAACGCCATCACCGGTATCGCCACCGCCTATATGGATTCGATTCCAATGGTGATCATTTCCGGTCAGGTGCCAAGCACCATGGTCGGCACCGACGCGTTCCAGGAAACCGACATGATCGGTATTTCCCGGCCGATCGTGAAGCACAGTTTCATGATCAAGCACGCCTCGGAAATCCCGGAAGTCATGAAGAAAGCGTTCTACCTGGCGCAATCCGGTCGTCCGGGCCCGGTCGTGGTCGATATCCCGAAAGACATGACCAACCCGGCCGAGAAGTTCGAATACGTTTTCCCCAAGAAAGCCAAGCTGCGTTCCTACAGCCCGGCCGTTCGCGGCCACTCCGGGCAAATCCGCAAGGCGGCAGAAATGCTCCTGGCGGCCAAGCGCCCTGTGCTCTATTCCGGTGGTGGGGTGATTCTGGGCAACGGTTCCGCACCGCTGACCGAACTGGCGAAAATGCTCAACCTGCCAGTGACCAACACCTTGATGGGCCTGGGCGGTTTCCCTGGCACCGACCGGCAGTTCATCGGCATGCTCGGTATGCACGGCAGCTACACCGCCAACCTGGCGATGCACCATGCCGACGTGATTCTGGCTGTCGGCGCGCGTTTCGATGACCGTGTGATCAACGGCGCGGCGAAGTTCTGCCCGAACGCCAAGATCATCCACATCGACATCGACCCGGCTTCGATCTCCAAGACCATCAAGGCCGACGTGCCAATCGTTGGCCCGGTGGAGAGCGTCCTGACCGAAATGGTCGCGATCCTCAAGGAAATCGGCGAGACCCCGAACAAGGAGTCCGTCGCCAGTTGGTGGAAGCAAGTCGATGAATGGCGCGGTGATCGCGGCCTGTTCCCTTATGAAAAGGGCGACGGCAGCCTGATCAAGCCGCAGACCGTGATCGAAACCCTGTGCGAAGTGACCAAAGGCGATGCCTTCATCACGTCCGACGTAGGCCAGCACCAGATGTTCGCGGCGCAGTACTACACGTTCAACAAGCCGAACCGCTGGATCAACTCCGGTGGTCTGGGCACCATGGGCTTCGGTTTCCCGGCGGCCATGGGCATCAAGTTGAGCTTCCCGGATGACGACGTTGCCTGCGTCACCGGCGAAGGCAGCATCCAGATGAACATCCAGGAGCTGTCGACCTGCCTGCAATACGGCTTGCCGGTGAAAATCGTCATCCTGAACAACGGTGTTCTGGGGATGGTTCGTCAGTGGCAGGACATGAGCTATGGCAGCCGTCACTCGCACTCTTATATGGAGTCGCTGCCTGACTTCGTCAAACTGGCTGAAGCCTACGGTCACGTCGGCGTGCGCATCACTGATTCGAAAGATTTGAAGTCGAAGATGGAAGAAGCGTTCGCCATGAAAGATCGTCTGGTGGTGATCGATATTTCGGTCGATACCAGCGAGCACGTCTATCCGATGCAGATCAAAGACGGCTCCATGCGCGATATGTGGCTGAGCAAGACGGAGCGTACTTAA
- a CDS encoding DUF4124 domain-containing protein, whose translation MRTLLLTLLIGLSPWCSAGQIYKWVDAQGVTHFDAQPPQGLPATTVQTPSSPPPKPAAMPGSGALGDQKAIDDKVKKQVTEQQAQLKAFCEQARTNLAQLQNNPRLREEVDGQLRRLDDAQRQERLAETQKQITENCQ comes from the coding sequence ATGCGAACGCTTCTGTTAACTCTGCTGATCGGCCTCAGCCCCTGGTGCTCGGCCGGTCAGATCTACAAATGGGTCGATGCCCAGGGCGTCACTCACTTCGATGCGCAGCCACCGCAAGGTTTGCCCGCAACGACCGTGCAGACACCCTCCTCACCCCCACCGAAACCTGCAGCCATGCCTGGCAGCGGCGCGCTGGGCGATCAGAAAGCCATCGACGACAAGGTCAAGAAACAGGTAACCGAGCAGCAGGCGCAGCTCAAGGCGTTTTGCGAACAGGCACGGACGAACCTGGCGCAGTTGCAGAACAATCCGCGTTTGAGGGAAGAAGTGGATGGGCAATTGCGGCGACTGGATGATGCGCAGCGTCAGGAGCGTCTCGCCGAGACGCAGAAACAGATTACTGAAAACTGCCAATAA
- a CDS encoding YqcC family protein, giving the protein MDSRFPKIADQLLLIERELRTQGWWDEVQPSAEALSSVEPFSVDTLDFEQWLQWIFLPRMKMILEQDLPLPNASGIQEMAEMVFAQRNLQGKDRQLQVLLKEFDLLITASR; this is encoded by the coding sequence ATGGATTCCCGTTTCCCGAAAATCGCCGATCAGTTGCTGCTGATCGAGCGTGAACTGCGCACGCAGGGCTGGTGGGACGAGGTCCAGCCATCGGCCGAAGCCCTTAGCAGTGTCGAACCGTTTTCGGTCGACACGCTGGATTTCGAGCAATGGCTGCAATGGATCTTCCTGCCACGGATGAAAATGATCCTTGAGCAGGATCTGCCGTTGCCGAATGCCTCGGGCATTCAGGAAATGGCCGAAATGGTCTTCGCCCAGCGCAATCTACAGGGCAAGGATCGACAGTTGCAGGTACTGCTCAAAGAGTTCGACCTGCTGATCACCGCTTCCCGCTGA
- the mrcB gene encoding penicillin-binding protein 1B produces the protein MTRTRSPRTKKKPVSKGLSPWLSWAIKLSLVGLVVLAGFAVYLDAVVQEKFSGKRWTIPAKVYARPLELFVGQKLGKDDFLTELDALGYRREAVSNGPGAAAVSGNTVDLNTRGFQFYEGLEKPQPVRVRFSGDYVAELSGLNGGKLSVVRLEPLMIGGIYPKNLEDRILIKLDQVPPYLLDTLVAVEDRDYYSHWGVSPKSIARAIWVNTSGGKMTQGGSTLTQQLVKNFYLTNERSLSRKLTEAMMAMLLELHYDKKEILEAYLNEVFVGQDGQRAVHGFGLASQFFFGQPLSELKLHQVALLVGMVKGPSYYNPRRNPERALERRNLVLDVLEQQGVATAEQVEAAKKMPLGVTTRGKLADSSFPGFIDLVKRQLREDYRDEDLTEEGLRIFTSFDPILQMKAEASVNDTFKRLAGRKGSDDVEAAMVVTNPETGEVQAMIGSRQASYAGFNRALDAVRPIGSLVKPAVYLTALEKPSHYTLTSWLSDDPLSIKGADGQVWKPQNYDRRSHGTVFLYQGLAHSYNLSTSRLGLEVGVPNVLKTLARLGVTREFPAFPSMLLGAGGMTPIEVATMYQTLANGGFNTPMRGIRSVLTAEGEPLKRYPFQIEQRFDPASIYLIQNAMQRVMREGTGSSVYNVLPKTLTLAGKTGTSNDSRDSWFAGFSQDLLAVVWLGRDDNGKTPFTGATGALQVWTSFMRKADPLPLDMPQPDNIVQAWVDSRTGQGSDANCPGAVQMPYIRGSEPPPGAACASETPASPESVMDWVKGWMN, from the coding sequence ATGACTCGAACTCGATCCCCCCGTACCAAGAAAAAACCAGTCTCCAAGGGCCTCAGCCCATGGTTGAGCTGGGCCATTAAACTCAGCCTGGTCGGCCTTGTGGTGTTGGCCGGCTTCGCTGTTTACCTCGATGCCGTGGTGCAGGAGAAGTTCTCCGGCAAGCGCTGGACCATCCCGGCCAAGGTATACGCGCGCCCGCTGGAGCTGTTCGTCGGACAAAAGCTCGGCAAGGACGATTTCCTCACCGAACTCGACGCCTTGGGCTATCGCCGCGAAGCCGTGAGCAATGGCCCCGGTGCCGCCGCCGTCAGTGGCAATACCGTCGATCTGAATACTCGCGGCTTCCAGTTCTATGAAGGCCTGGAGAAACCGCAGCCGGTGCGCGTGCGTTTTTCTGGCGACTATGTGGCCGAACTCTCCGGGCTCAACGGCGGGAAGTTGTCCGTGGTGCGACTCGAGCCGCTGATGATCGGCGGCATTTACCCAAAAAATCTTGAAGACCGCATCCTGATCAAGCTCGATCAGGTGCCACCGTATCTGCTCGACACCCTGGTCGCGGTGGAAGACCGTGATTACTACAGTCACTGGGGCGTTTCGCCGAAATCGATTGCCCGGGCGATCTGGGTCAACACCTCTGGCGGCAAGATGACCCAGGGCGGCAGTACGCTGACCCAGCAGTTGGTCAAAAACTTCTACCTCACCAATGAACGCAGCCTGAGCCGCAAACTCACCGAAGCGATGATGGCGATGTTGCTGGAGCTGCATTACGACAAGAAGGAAATCCTTGAGGCCTACCTCAACGAAGTCTTCGTCGGGCAGGACGGCCAGCGTGCGGTGCACGGTTTCGGTCTGGCCAGCCAGTTCTTCTTCGGCCAGCCATTGTCCGAGCTGAAGCTGCATCAGGTTGCGTTACTGGTCGGCATGGTCAAAGGTCCGTCCTACTACAACCCGCGCCGCAATCCCGAGCGTGCGCTGGAGCGGCGTAACCTGGTGCTCGACGTGCTTGAACAGCAAGGCGTGGCAACTGCCGAACAGGTCGAAGCGGCGAAGAAAATGCCCCTGGGTGTAACCACGCGCGGCAAGCTCGCCGACAGCTCGTTCCCGGGCTTCATCGATCTGGTCAAACGCCAGTTGCGTGAAGACTATCGCGACGAAGACTTGACCGAAGAAGGCCTGCGCATCTTCACCAGTTTCGACCCGATTCTGCAGATGAAAGCCGAGGCGTCGGTCAACGACACCTTTAAACGCCTGGCTGGACGCAAGGGCTCCGATGATGTGGAAGCGGCGATGGTCGTGACCAATCCGGAAACCGGCGAAGTGCAGGCGATGATCGGTAGCCGTCAGGCCAGTTACGCCGGTTTCAACCGGGCGCTGGACGCCGTGCGGCCAATCGGCTCCTTGGTCAAGCCAGCGGTGTATCTGACCGCACTGGAAAAACCGAGCCACTACACGCTGACCAGTTGGCTGTCGGATGATCCGCTGTCGATTAAAGGCGCGGACGGCCAGGTGTGGAAACCACAGAACTATGACCGTCGCTCTCACGGTACCGTGTTCCTTTACCAAGGGCTGGCGCACTCCTACAACCTGTCGACCTCGCGTCTGGGCCTGGAAGTCGGTGTGCCGAATGTGCTCAAGACCCTTGCGCGTCTGGGCGTGACCCGAGAATTCCCGGCGTTCCCGTCGATGTTGCTGGGTGCTGGCGGCATGACCCCGATCGAAGTGGCGACCATGTATCAGACCCTCGCCAACGGTGGTTTCAATACGCCGATGCGCGGGATTCGCAGCGTACTGACCGCTGAGGGCGAGCCGCTCAAGCGTTATCCGTTCCAGATCGAGCAGCGATTTGATCCGGCGTCCATCTACCTGATTCAGAACGCCATGCAGCGTGTAATGCGTGAGGGTACCGGCAGCTCGGTTTACAACGTGCTGCCCAAGACCCTGACGCTGGCCGGCAAGACCGGTACCAGTAACGACTCGCGTGATAGCTGGTTCGCCGGTTTCAGTCAGGATCTGCTGGCGGTGGTCTGGCTGGGTCGTGACGACAATGGCAAGACCCCGTTCACCGGGGCGACCGGTGCGTTGCAGGTGTGGACCAGTTTCATGCGCAAGGCTGACCCGCTGCCGCTGGACATGCCGCAGCCGGACAACATCGTGCAGGCGTGGGTCGATTCGCGTACCGGGCAGGGCTCGGATGCCAACTGTCCCGGGGCGGTGCAGATGCCGTATATTCGCGGCAGCGAACCGCCACCCGGCGCCGCGTGTGCAAGCGAAACGCCTGCCTCGCCGGAATCGGTGATGGATTGGGTCAAGGGCTGGATGAATTAA
- a CDS encoding AAA family ATPase, with translation MSQSLIAALQNPALYPHPIEGFQVIETHISWVILTGPFAYKVKKPVNFGFLDFTGLESRAHFCAEELRLNQRLTDDLYLDVLPVTGSVEAPQLGGDGPVIDYVLKMRQFPQTGLLSTLQANGELTTQHIDEMAEQIARFHLSAPKVPAEHDAGTPDSVMAPVRQNFEQILPFLSDKNDLLQLEALKAWAESSYDRLKPLFAQRKAEGFTRECHGDIHLGNATVIDGKVVIFDCIEFNEPFRFTDVWADTGFLAMDLEDRGLKSLARRFISQYLELTGDYQGLEVLNFYKAYRALVRAKVALFSMPADATPVQRATTLRQYRNYANLAESYSTIPSRFMAITHGVSAVGKSHVAMRLVEALGAIRLRSDVERKRLFGEQTVANDVQAGIYSAEASAATYARLHEIAGVILHAGFPVVIDATYLKREQRDNAAQVAEATGTPFLILDCNAPQAVIESWLAIRQADKKDPSDATLAVIEAQQASREALTPEEILRSKRVQTNESGTLDTVVAQIRQRLPGL, from the coding sequence GTGAGCCAGTCCCTGATCGCTGCCCTGCAAAACCCGGCCCTCTACCCGCACCCCATCGAAGGGTTCCAGGTCATCGAAACCCATATCTCGTGGGTGATCCTCACCGGCCCGTTTGCCTATAAAGTGAAGAAGCCGGTGAATTTCGGCTTTCTCGACTTCACGGGCCTCGAATCCCGCGCACATTTCTGTGCTGAAGAGCTGCGTCTGAACCAGCGTCTGACCGATGATTTGTATCTGGACGTGTTGCCAGTGACCGGCAGTGTCGAGGCGCCACAACTGGGCGGCGACGGCCCGGTGATCGACTATGTGCTGAAGATGCGTCAATTCCCGCAGACCGGCCTGCTCAGCACCCTGCAAGCCAACGGTGAGCTGACCACCCAGCACATCGACGAAATGGCCGAACAGATCGCCAGATTCCACCTCAGCGCGCCAAAAGTCCCGGCCGAGCACGACGCCGGCACGCCAGACAGCGTGATGGCCCCGGTGCGCCAGAACTTCGAACAGATTCTGCCGTTCCTTAGCGACAAAAACGATCTGCTGCAACTCGAGGCACTGAAAGCCTGGGCCGAGAGCAGCTACGATCGTCTCAAGCCACTGTTCGCCCAGCGCAAGGCCGAGGGATTCACTCGCGAATGCCACGGCGACATCCACCTGGGCAACGCCACCGTCATCGACGGCAAGGTGGTGATCTTCGACTGCATCGAGTTCAACGAACCGTTCCGCTTCACTGACGTCTGGGCCGACACCGGTTTCCTGGCGATGGACCTGGAAGACCGCGGCCTGAAATCCCTCGCCCGCCGCTTCATCAGCCAGTACCTGGAGCTGACCGGCGACTATCAAGGCCTGGAAGTGCTGAACTTCTACAAAGCCTACCGCGCCCTGGTTCGCGCCAAAGTTGCACTGTTCAGCATGCCGGCGGACGCCACCCCGGTGCAGCGCGCCACCACCCTGCGCCAGTACCGCAATTACGCCAACCTGGCGGAAAGCTACAGCACCATTCCTTCGCGCTTCATGGCCATCACCCACGGCGTATCGGCTGTCGGCAAGAGCCACGTGGCCATGCGTCTGGTCGAAGCGCTGGGCGCGATTCGCCTGCGTTCCGACGTCGAGCGCAAACGTCTGTTCGGCGAGCAGACCGTAGCCAACGACGTGCAGGCCGGGATTTACAGCGCCGAGGCCAGCGCCGCCACCTATGCCCGCCTGCATGAGATTGCCGGCGTGATTCTGCACGCCGGGTTTCCGGTGGTGATTGATGCGACCTACCTCAAGCGTGAGCAGCGCGACAACGCCGCTCAAGTGGCCGAGGCCACCGGCACGCCGTTCCTGATCCTCGACTGCAACGCGCCTCAGGCGGTGATCGAAAGCTGGCTGGCGATTCGTCAGGCTGACAAGAAGGATCCTTCCGACGCCACGCTGGCCGTGATCGAGGCCCAGCAGGCCAGTCGCGAGGCGCTGACGCCAGAAGAAATTCTGCGAAGCAAACGCGTGCAGACCAATGAAAGCGGGACCCTCGACACCGTAGTCGCACAGATCCGCCAGCGCCTGCCAGGCCTGTAA
- a CDS encoding pentapeptide repeat-containing protein translates to MSQPKLLDTPLYALLHKDDITGFNKERPNDGPIDMVGGDFRGLDLRELNADGVDFRDAYFRSADLRGIDFRNSSLEGASLAHAQISGAYFPPELSADEILMSMNFGTRLRYRTR, encoded by the coding sequence ATGAGCCAGCCGAAACTTCTCGATACTCCGCTTTATGCCTTGCTGCACAAAGACGACATCACAGGCTTCAACAAAGAACGCCCGAACGACGGCCCGATCGACATGGTCGGTGGCGACTTCCGTGGCCTCGATCTGCGCGAACTGAACGCTGATGGCGTGGATTTCCGGGACGCCTACTTCCGCTCTGCCGATTTGCGTGGCATCGATTTCCGTAATTCATCGCTCGAAGGCGCAAGCCTGGCGCATGCACAGATTTCCGGAGCGTACTTCCCGCCGGAACTGAGTGCCGACGAGATCCTGATGTCGATGAATTTCGGCACCCGCCTGCGCTATCGCACTCGCTGA
- a CDS encoding TfoX/Sxy family protein has protein sequence MNDELQHLKNLGKTSAQWLHAVGIHSASDLRRLGAVDAYRAVRTRGFRASKVLLYAIEGALMDVHWNDIPAERKDALNKQLEAISSRHKN, from the coding sequence ATGAATGATGAACTGCAACACCTGAAGAATCTTGGCAAGACGTCGGCGCAATGGCTGCATGCCGTGGGGATCCACAGCGCCTCGGACTTGCGTCGCCTGGGGGCGGTGGACGCCTATCGGGCGGTGCGTACCCGCGGGTTTCGCGCATCGAAGGTGTTGTTGTATGCGATCGAAGGGGCGCTGATGGATGTGCACTGGAACGACATCCCGGCCGAACGCAAAGACGCCTTGAACAAGCAGCTCGAAGCCATCTCCTCGCGTCACAAGAACTGA
- a CDS encoding Crp/Fnr family transcriptional regulator — translation MYLLGEQSAQVDALINRLQSLPERWLEGLAPCGPAFEPEISDDLMVQLPHDQLFLLTEGVIHGHIGGRALFYWQEGDLIGLQQGDAWADCHLRSDGPVRLLPYRRTELFQHLYAEPDRAEQWLEYLLGQMALLAHALAELKPREFRSTNGFKRVESGEVLIQQGDAADHVFVIINGHAEAFVDGHKVGEVPKDEIFGAMAVFTGEPRNATVIAREPSTVMLIPGEQFLNMTRNNPKIAHSLIESMARRIGQLNQQITQLSAVKAAR, via the coding sequence ATGTATCTGCTCGGGGAACAATCGGCACAGGTCGATGCACTGATCAATCGCTTGCAGAGTTTGCCTGAGCGCTGGCTGGAAGGCCTTGCGCCGTGCGGACCAGCCTTTGAGCCAGAAATCTCTGACGACCTGATGGTGCAGCTCCCACACGATCAGCTGTTTCTGCTGACAGAAGGCGTGATCCACGGCCATATCGGCGGTCGTGCTCTGTTTTACTGGCAGGAGGGCGATCTGATCGGTCTGCAGCAAGGTGACGCCTGGGCCGACTGCCACCTGCGCAGCGACGGGCCAGTGCGCTTGCTGCCCTATCGGCGAACCGAGCTGTTCCAGCATTTGTATGCCGAGCCTGACCGCGCCGAGCAATGGCTTGAGTATCTGCTGGGACAGATGGCGCTACTGGCTCACGCGCTGGCCGAACTGAAACCACGGGAATTTCGCAGCACCAATGGCTTTAAACGCGTCGAGAGCGGTGAGGTGTTGATCCAGCAGGGCGATGCCGCCGATCACGTCTTCGTGATCATCAATGGACATGCCGAAGCCTTTGTTGATGGACACAAGGTTGGCGAAGTGCCCAAGGACGAGATTTTCGGCGCCATGGCCGTATTCACCGGTGAGCCGCGTAACGCTACGGTCATCGCGCGCGAGCCGAGCACGGTGATGCTGATTCCCGGCGAGCAGTTTCTGAACATGACCCGCAACAATCCAAAGATTGCCCACAGCCTGATTGAGAGCATGGCCCGGCGCATCGGCCAGCTCAATCAACAGATCACGCAACTCAGCGCTGTGAAAGCTGCGCGTTAA
- a CDS encoding ChaN family lipoprotein, with protein sequence MRGILLFAVLLLGGCQHVTPPPVTGEIRDLRSGTLITPHELLTRLGKPARVIVGEQHDNADHHAVQLWLLQTLGEARPQGSLLLEMLTPDQQSRVDDVHHSPKPPVDLPVELAWQDGWDWKLYGPIVRFAFTQPYPLLAANLDNIEIRAFYRDPPVLKGDRSNAELVKNELAGQINDSHCGLLPQSQMPAMLAVQQQRDRRMASRLMAAPAPALLFAGAFHARKDVGVPLHVLDLGAREAPTVLMLAEQGSEVTAAMADYVWFTPATPKPDYCAEMRKQFGQ encoded by the coding sequence ATGCGTGGGATTTTGCTGTTTGCGGTGTTGTTGCTTGGCGGTTGCCAACATGTCACTCCGCCACCGGTCACTGGCGAGATTCGCGACTTGCGCAGCGGAACACTGATTACCCCGCACGAATTGCTGACGCGTCTGGGCAAGCCGGCACGGGTGATCGTCGGTGAGCAACATGACAACGCCGATCATCATGCCGTGCAATTGTGGCTGTTGCAGACGCTGGGCGAAGCGCGTCCCCAAGGCAGTCTCCTGCTTGAAATGCTGACACCCGATCAACAATCGCGGGTTGATGACGTACACCATTCCCCAAAGCCTCCTGTTGATCTTCCGGTCGAGCTGGCGTGGCAGGACGGTTGGGACTGGAAACTCTACGGGCCGATTGTGCGGTTTGCTTTCACGCAACCGTATCCACTGTTGGCGGCCAATCTCGATAACATTGAAATTCGTGCGTTCTATCGCGACCCTCCGGTATTGAAGGGGGATCGCAGCAACGCCGAGTTGGTGAAAAACGAGCTGGCCGGGCAGATCAACGATTCTCACTGCGGCTTGCTGCCCCAATCGCAAATGCCGGCGATGCTGGCGGTGCAGCAGCAACGGGATCGGCGGATGGCTTCACGATTGATGGCGGCGCCTGCGCCGGCGTTGTTGTTCGCTGGTGCGTTCCATGCGCGCAAGGATGTTGGTGTGCCGCTGCATGTGCTGGATCTGGGCGCGCGCGAAGCGCCGACGGTGCTGATGCTGGCGGAGCAGGGCAGCGAGGTCACGGCGGCCATGGCCGATTATGTCTGGTTCACGCCGGCCACACCGAAACCGGATTACTGCGCCGAGATGCGCAAACAGTTCGGCCAATGA
- a CDS encoding heme ABC transporter ATP-binding protein — MLRARNLQIRRGRKTVLSDVTLQLEPGEVLGVLGPNGAGKSTLLGALCGELAASEGEVLLDDKALNHWTGTQRAQRLAVLPQVSTLDFAFRVEEVVGMGRLPYQSGRVRDDEIVAAALDAADAGHLSGRSYLALSGGERQRVHLARVLAQLWPGQAGQTLLLDEPTSMLDPLHQHTTLQAVREFADRGAAVLVILHDLNLAARYCDRVLLLEGGRPVALDTPQQVLRPDTLKAVFGLEVLVQPHPERGHPLIIAR, encoded by the coding sequence ATGCTGCGCGCGCGCAATCTGCAGATCCGTCGCGGGCGCAAGACCGTCCTCAGCGACGTCACGTTGCAACTTGAACCCGGCGAGGTGCTGGGTGTACTCGGGCCGAACGGTGCCGGCAAAAGTACCTTGCTCGGGGCCTTGTGCGGTGAGCTGGCGGCCAGTGAAGGCGAGGTGTTGCTCGACGACAAGGCGCTGAATCACTGGACAGGTACGCAGCGCGCCCAGCGCCTGGCAGTGTTGCCGCAGGTCTCGACGCTGGATTTTGCCTTCCGTGTCGAAGAAGTGGTCGGCATGGGCCGCTTGCCGTATCAGAGCGGTCGGGTGCGCGATGACGAGATCGTTGCTGCAGCGCTGGACGCGGCGGATGCCGGGCACCTGAGCGGGCGCAGTTATCTGGCGCTGTCGGGTGGCGAGCGTCAGCGCGTGCATCTGGCGCGAGTGCTGGCGCAGTTGTGGCCGGGGCAGGCCGGGCAAACCCTGTTGCTGGACGAGCCGACCTCGATGCTCGATCCCTTGCATCAACATACGACGCTGCAAGCGGTGCGCGAATTTGCCGACCGTGGGGCGGCAGTGCTGGTCATCCTGCATGATCTGAATCTGGCAGCGCGCTATTGTGATCGGGTGTTGCTGCTCGAAGGCGGGCGTCCGGTGGCGCTGGATACCCCGCAACAAGTATTGCGACCGGATACGCTCAAAGCCGTTTTCGGTCTCGAAGTGCTGGTGCAGCCGCACCCGGAGCGCGGGCATCCGCTGATCATCGCCCGCTGA
- a CDS encoding iron ABC transporter permease: MLAIWLSLALGPVSLPLFDTLRAALRMLGVPLAPDGLEQAELILGQIRLPRTLLGLAVGGVLALSGVAMQGLFRNPLADPGLVGVSSGAALGAAVAIVGGSFFGGLPEWFGPYLLSACAFLGGLGVTALVYRLGRRNGQTNVATMLLAGIALTALASSAVGLFTYLADDATLRTLTFWNLGSLNGASYARLWPLLIISAGVALWLPRRAKALNALLLGESEAGHLGIDVERLKRELVFCTALGVGAAVAAAGMIGFVGLVVPHLVRLLAGPEHRVLLPASVLAGASLLLLADLVARLALAPAELPIGIVTAFIGAPFFLYLLLRGRA; encoded by the coding sequence TTGCTGGCCATCTGGCTTTCGTTGGCGCTGGGGCCGGTGAGTCTGCCGCTGTTCGATACGTTGCGCGCGGCTCTGCGCATGCTCGGCGTGCCGCTGGCGCCGGACGGTCTGGAACAGGCTGAACTGATCCTCGGGCAAATCCGTTTGCCGCGTACCTTGCTCGGGCTGGCTGTCGGCGGTGTGCTGGCGTTGTCCGGTGTGGCGATGCAGGGATTGTTTCGCAACCCGCTGGCCGATCCCGGGCTGGTCGGAGTCTCCAGTGGTGCAGCGCTGGGGGCGGCGGTGGCGATTGTCGGCGGTTCGTTTTTTGGCGGCTTGCCGGAGTGGTTCGGGCCTTATCTGTTGTCGGCTTGTGCGTTTCTCGGTGGGCTGGGGGTGACGGCGCTGGTCTATCGACTCGGGCGGCGCAACGGTCAGACCAACGTTGCAACCATGCTGCTGGCGGGGATCGCCCTGACGGCGCTGGCAAGCTCGGCGGTGGGGCTGTTCACCTATCTGGCGGACGATGCGACGCTGCGCACGCTGACGTTCTGGAACCTGGGCAGCCTCAATGGCGCCAGTTACGCCCGGCTTTGGCCTTTGCTGATCATCAGTGCCGGTGTGGCGCTGTGGTTGCCGCGGCGCGCCAAGGCCCTGAATGCGCTGCTGCTCGGTGAATCCGAAGCCGGGCATCTGGGTATCGATGTCGAGCGACTCAAGCGCGAATTGGTGTTCTGCACGGCGTTGGGTGTTGGCGCTGCGGTGGCGGCAGCCGGGATGATCGGTTTCGTCGGGCTGGTGGTGCCGCATCTGGTACGTTTATTGGCCGGGCCCGAGCACCGGGTGTTGCTGCCAGCGTCGGTACTGGCGGGTGCGAGCCTGTTGTTGCTGGCGGATCTGGTGGCGCGGCTGGCGCTGGCGCCGGCGGAGTTGCCAATCGGTATTGTTACTGCGTTTATCGGCGCACCGTTCTTCCTTTATCTGCTACTGCGAGGACGTGCCTGA